One part of the Elusimicrobiota bacterium genome encodes these proteins:
- a CDS encoding FAD-binding protein, whose product MSSIGTISSDPGDLYLAGLDQGQVPKVLKASFVREPLAKASIKNIDELARALSWATERNIPVIPRGSGSSGFGQTLPRTKALVLDLSFLNRILEVNARELWVRVETGVRWSDLEHYLKEEGLAIGSYPSSYYTTVGGWIATGGYGLCAWRFGHIKDQILELEILDAQGRKHTVHPGDDAFEAFIACEGQIGLLYAVKLNVRPKPQGVFPVLTNFPGTEEAMSFIDKLAKSDFSIVDLTYLSKEKMEHLEHGLSSKMAAKGAPLQEPHFDRKDSVFTLFENADEARRYENFLEKLGLRSRPASLKERSAASFIWFERFYPMKGKGAENFYLGNEVVVGLDAAALYAQGLRAIASRRALTGLAMEAHIIKGKVQPSCLFLAYYGVPRNSERPFGNIAAAIEFDLEAFRAGGRMYPIGIYKTPFLAKKFSAAEIERLKRVKAEFDPKGLFNPGKFFHWGAGLPLARRLFWAALTRLAPLGMTLLVKTASLLDQVAGTLLRRPEEKTLQAIRRDPVLRAAFECVQCGFCLPVCPAYLATNDEKTTARGKLLLYAAQQLPGSAPEGFQFSPLDAKSLQMCMHCAGCTKVCQSEIDLVPAWHKLEESVVKQWGQPKEELRDFVKSVEKSPQYHRLLREGAVVKEAPRPLPAGASGL is encoded by the coding sequence TTGTCTTCCATCGGAACGATTTCTTCGGATCCGGGTGATCTTTACTTGGCCGGCTTGGATCAAGGCCAAGTGCCCAAGGTATTGAAGGCGTCTTTTGTCCGGGAACCCTTGGCCAAAGCCTCGATCAAAAATATCGACGAGCTCGCCCGCGCATTATCCTGGGCCACCGAGCGCAATATCCCCGTCATTCCCAGAGGCTCCGGCTCTTCGGGCTTCGGGCAAACCCTCCCGCGAACCAAGGCTTTGGTTTTGGATCTGTCTTTTTTAAACCGCATTCTTGAAGTCAATGCCCGGGAACTCTGGGTGCGCGTGGAAACAGGGGTGCGCTGGTCGGACTTGGAGCACTATCTTAAAGAAGAGGGGCTGGCGATCGGCAGCTACCCCTCCAGTTACTACACCACGGTCGGAGGTTGGATCGCCACCGGCGGTTACGGGCTTTGCGCCTGGCGTTTCGGCCATATCAAGGACCAAATCCTGGAATTGGAAATTCTCGATGCTCAAGGTCGCAAACACACCGTTCATCCCGGGGACGACGCCTTTGAGGCCTTTATCGCCTGCGAAGGACAAATCGGCCTGCTTTACGCCGTCAAGCTCAACGTGCGGCCGAAGCCTCAAGGAGTTTTCCCGGTGCTGACGAATTTTCCCGGCACAGAAGAAGCCATGTCCTTTATCGACAAACTGGCCAAATCGGATTTCTCCATCGTCGACCTGACTTATCTCTCCAAAGAAAAAATGGAGCATTTGGAGCACGGGCTTTCCTCAAAAATGGCCGCCAAAGGAGCCCCTCTTCAAGAGCCTCATTTTGATCGCAAGGATTCCGTTTTTACGCTTTTCGAAAACGCCGATGAGGCGCGGCGTTACGAAAATTTTCTCGAGAAACTCGGGCTCAGAAGCCGGCCGGCGTCCCTCAAGGAACGCTCGGCCGCGAGTTTTATCTGGTTCGAACGTTTTTATCCGATGAAAGGCAAAGGCGCGGAAAATTTTTATCTGGGCAATGAGGTTGTCGTGGGTCTTGACGCCGCGGCCCTCTATGCTCAAGGATTAAGAGCCATCGCGTCCAGGCGAGCGTTGACGGGTTTGGCCATGGAAGCGCATATCATCAAAGGCAAGGTTCAACCGTCTTGCCTTTTTCTGGCCTACTACGGGGTGCCCCGAAACAGCGAACGTCCCTTTGGCAATATCGCCGCGGCGATCGAATTCGACCTGGAGGCGTTTCGCGCCGGCGGGCGCATGTACCCCATCGGCATTTACAAAACCCCTTTTCTGGCGAAAAAATTTTCCGCAGCCGAAATCGAACGCCTCAAAAGAGTGAAAGCCGAATTCGATCCCAAAGGGCTGTTCAATCCCGGCAAATTTTTTCATTGGGGAGCGGGCCTGCCCCTTGCCCGGCGATTATTCTGGGCCGCGTTGACCCGGCTGGCGCCTCTGGGCATGACATTGCTGGTAAAAACCGCCTCCCTTTTGGATCAAGTCGCCGGAACCCTTTTGCGCCGGCCCGAAGAAAAAACGCTTCAGGCCATTCGCCGGGACCCTGTGTTGCGCGCGGCCTTTGAATGCGTGCAATGCGGGTTCTGCCTGCCGGTTTGTCCGGCCTACTTGGCCACCAACGATGAAAAAACAACGGCCCGGGGCAAGCTCCTGCTTTATGCCGCTCAACAACTTCCGGGCTCGGCGCCGGAAGGTTTCCAATTTTCCCCCTTGGACGCGAAAAGCCTTCAAATGTGCATGCACTGCGCGGGCTGCACCAAGGTCTGCCAAAGCGAAATCGATTTGGTCCCGGCCTGGCACAAGCTGGAAGAATCCGTCGTCAAGCAATGGGGCCAGCCCAAAGAAGAGCTCAGGGATTTCGTCAAAAGCGTGGAGAAAAGCCCGCAATACCACCGCCTCTTAAGAGAAGGCGCCGTGGTCAAGGAAGCGCCTCGCCCGCTGCCGGCGGGAGCTTCGGGGCTGTAG
- a CDS encoding Fic family protein has product MAYVPAFQTTPHLLKVLEEISALNVRIQSATVGITWVPSLQKDAAARQVHGSTAIEGNPLTLAEVKILAEGGALPNAKPQAIQEVLNYFVALRFIEKNADTKEIGVRDVLKLHSIIGQKGVLDREPIGLFRPYQVRVGNHLPPKAGEVPGLMSQLLEWLNGAGRAWPAVVSSAILHYQFEFIHPFGDGNGRVGRALAAWQLYRRKLDTSHIFAVDEVLLEDRQGYYRALNRAQTQGNDLTGWVEYIAEAINEALERAWKRIESVNISTLGLQLTLTPKQEKLLSLLRESPLGIHEIQKALGVTKPGAHHIIKPLLAAGLLKRVGGHKTGKYQFAAGKRK; this is encoded by the coding sequence ATGGCCTATGTTCCAGCCTTCCAAACGACTCCCCACCTGCTCAAGGTTCTAGAGGAAATCAGCGCTCTCAACGTCCGGATTCAAAGCGCTACCGTGGGAATCACTTGGGTTCCTTCCCTCCAGAAAGACGCGGCGGCCCGGCAGGTCCACGGGTCCACAGCTATCGAGGGCAATCCGCTGACCCTGGCTGAGGTCAAGATCCTGGCCGAAGGAGGAGCGCTTCCTAATGCCAAGCCACAAGCAATCCAAGAGGTCTTAAACTACTTCGTCGCGCTGCGCTTCATCGAGAAGAACGCCGACACCAAGGAAATCGGCGTCAGAGACGTGCTGAAGCTTCATTCGATCATCGGGCAGAAGGGCGTTTTGGACCGCGAACCTATAGGACTGTTCAGGCCTTATCAGGTGCGAGTCGGTAATCATCTTCCTCCTAAAGCTGGCGAGGTCCCCGGCCTTATGAGCCAGCTTCTGGAATGGCTCAATGGGGCCGGACGGGCCTGGCCCGCGGTCGTCAGTTCCGCCATCCTCCACTATCAGTTCGAGTTCATTCACCCTTTCGGGGACGGCAACGGACGCGTGGGCCGCGCCCTGGCCGCGTGGCAGCTCTACCGGCGGAAGCTCGACACCAGCCATATCTTCGCGGTCGATGAGGTTCTGCTGGAAGACCGCCAGGGTTACTACCGGGCCCTGAACCGCGCCCAGACACAAGGCAATGATCTGACAGGCTGGGTGGAATACATCGCCGAGGCCATCAATGAGGCCCTGGAGCGGGCTTGGAAGCGCATCGAGTCGGTCAACATCTCGACCCTCGGCCTACAGCTCACGTTGACCCCGAAGCAGGAAAAGCTGCTGTCTCTGCTGAGGGAGAGCCCTTTGGGAATTCATGAAATCCAGAAAGCTCTCGGTGTGACAAAGCCGGGCGCCCATCACATTATCAAACCTCTATTGGCGGCCGGCCTCCTGAAGCGGGTAGGCGGGCACAAGACCGGCAAGTATCAGTTCGCCGCGGGAAAGCGAAAGTAG